AAAACTACCTTTGTCAATCAGCGAATGGCGGATATGCTGGGTTATAGTTGTAGTGAAATGATTGGCACTCATTTAATGGATTTTATTAATTCTGAAGATCGTCCCCAAGCACAAATTTATATGCACAGACGACTACAGGGAATTGGTGAACAGCATCCTTTCAAATTTCAGCATCAAGATGGAACTTCTTTATGGACTCTAGTTTCTACTACACCCATTTTAGATCATAATCATAATTTTTTGGGTGCTACAGGTTTAATTACTAATATTACTCAATTGGTAAATGTTCAAAATGCCTTAAAAAATTCGGAATTGCAGTTAAGTGGGGTTTTAAATAGTTCCTTAGATGGCATTATGGCTTTTCAGTCGGTGCGAAATGAACAAGGTAAGATTATTGATTTTGAATGGTTATTATGTAATCCTACTGCTTATCAAGTTATAGGTAGGGAAGATTTAATTGGGAAACGACTATTAACAGAACTGCCAGGAAATAAGGAAGAAGGACTATTTGATCTCTATATTAAAGTTGTAGAAACTGGTGAACCTATCCAAAGAGAGTTTTATTATAATCATGATGGAATTGACTGCTGGTTTGAAAACATCGCTGTCAAATTAGGAGATGGTTTTGCTGTTACTTTCCGTAATGTGACAAATAATAAAAAATCAGAACAGGCTTTACAAATTCTTAATAAACAATTAGAAGAACGGATTACAGATTTAGCTCAACGTCATGAAGAAATGCTAATTTTAAGTGAAATTAGCGACTTTCTGCAAGCTTGTTTAACTGTTCAAGAAGCCTGTGAAATTCTGAGTAATTTAGTCCAACCTCTATTTCCTGATTGTAGTGGGGGTTTATTTATTACTAATTCCTCTCGTAACCGGGTGGAAATGTTATCTTCTTGGGGTGGGTCTCTATCATCTATTGTGGATTTTTACCCCAATGAATGCTGGTCTTTAAGACGGGGAAAAATTCATATTTGTAATGCTAAAAAATTTGGTTTACGTTGTCAACATATTCCCAAAGATGTAAAACTTACTAACACTATTTGTATTCCTATGATTGCCCAAGGTGAGACTTTAGGGATGTTCCATATTATGACTAATAACCCCAAAGCCTTATCAGAAACAAAAGAACAAATTGCCCGTGCTTTAGCTGAACAGGTAGGATTGGCTTTAGCTAATCTTAATCTACGAGAAACCCTACACCATCAAAGCATTAGAGATCCTTTAACGGGTTTATTTAATCGTCGTTATTTAGAAGAATTTTTAACTCAAGAAATCGCCCGCGCTCAACGTAAACAACAGCCTATAGGTGTGATCATGTTAGATGTGGATCATTTCAAACGTTTTAATGATACCTATGGTCATGACGCAGGAGATTATGTATTAAAAGCTGTAGGTGGTGTTTTGAAAGAACATATTCGGGGTTCAGATATTGCTTGTCGTTACGGTGGAGAAGAAATGAACGTCATTCTGCCCGAATCTTCTATTGAAGAAACTGCGATGAGAGCAGAAGAAATGAGACAGGCGATCGCCCAACTGTCCCTTTCTCATAATAGACAAACATTAGGTAGCATCACGGTATCTTTAGGAGTTGCTGGTTTTCCCCAACATGGTGCTAGTAGTACGGCATTAATTCAAACTGCTGATGCTGCCCTATATCGTGCTAAAGCTGCTGGACGTAATCAAGTTATAGTTGCACCCTAGAAATTGAGACAGCAGGAGTGCTGGGTGCTGGAGATAAATTCTAGACTTTTTCCCCAAATTAACATTAACCGCCTATCCCAAAGAGACAGGCGGTTTTTTAATGTTGCTTGTTAAACAAAAATTCGGATCAGGTTATCATTACAATGAAGAACCAACTCCGGCGTAGGCTCCATAAAAGAAAATACCTACAACAGTAATTACACCTAAACCTGCGATTGTAGCGACAACCCACAGGGGAATTCTCCCACTTCCAGACACAGTTTTCTCCTCCCTTACAAATAAATCAACAGAATTTAGCGATGAAGTTCCAGTTAGTTAAAGAAGTAACTGGAGAATAGAATCCCTAGAACGAAAATTAATAGCAGTCCCAGGTAAAGAGAAGTACGGTTTAATTCAACCGGTTGTTGATTAGGATTCGGTGATTTTTCCATTACTTACTCCTAGCGTTGAATAAACTGCATTGCGGCGATCGCGCCTAAAAAGAAGACGGTTGGCACACCTAAAGTGTGAACTGCAAGCCATCTGACGGTAAAAATTGGATAGGTAACTGGTTGATTGATGTTATTGCCGCTGGCCATGATTTCAAACTACTTTTGGATAAATGTTTCTACTTGCTTTTTAGCTTCATAACGGTTGCTGACGATTGGCACTTCTTGCCGTACCTGAGTGAAATATTCATTAGGACGGGGTGTGCCAAACGCATCATAAGCTAGTCCAGTGCTGACAAATAGCCAACCAGCCACAAATAAAGCTGGGATGGTGATGCTGTGAATGACCCAGTAACGAATACTGGTAACAATGTCCGAAAATGGACGCTCTCCAGTGGTACCTGACATTTAGATAACTACCTTCGCAAAAACTACTATTGAGTTTATTATCCTACAAAGTTTAGAAAGAGTTACAAGTTGCAACGTTCTTCTCACAAAAGGTTATCATCTCTTAACGCACTTACTTAACTAAGTGGCTTCAGATGAAGAAGCTGTTTCTGCTTCGGGGTTATATTTGAGCAAAACGCCGCGATCGCCAATGATAAAACCCTGTTCAGGATTGAAAAATACTATCTTGTACAAATTAGCGGCCACTTCTTCCACTTCACGGTCTTTTTCCCAAGTTTGACCACCGTCGGTACTGCGTAGCAAGTTACCGCTACCACCACCAATCCAGATTTCATCTGGTGTACGATAGGCCAAATCTAGTAAACCCCAACTAGTAGACAACTCTGGATATTCTACCTCTAACCACTCATCTGGTTTAGCCGGATCATTAAATTGAACTTGACCACCTCTTGCTAACAACCACAACTGGCCATTATCAGCAAAACCCATATTTTCTAAACGTCGGGAACTATTACGGTTATGGGGTTCCCAAGCAGTTTGTCCTGGTTCCCAAACTGAGTAAAAGCTACCTTTAGCGGAAACAGCAATATACTTGCCATCGGGCGATCGCTCTAAGTTACGCACTACACCCACAGCGTTTTCTACTTGTGCTTTCCAGTTTTTACCACCATCTGTGGTTTTATAGATAGCTCCCACATCAGTAGCCATTTCTGCTGTATTTTCACCCAATGCTGTGATCACAATGGGGCTACCAGGCAATTTTTGATTCAAAGGCAAGCTAGACCAAGATTTACCTTCATCAGTAGTATGTAGCAACAAAGAAGGTTCTCCGACTATCCAACCTTCTTTACCTGCAAAGCTTACTGAGTCAAATCGAGATTTTGGATCTTCAACTGCCAATTGTAGGGGTTGCCAAGTATTTCCACCATCATTGGTTTCTAGCAGGGTAGCATTACTACCAACTAAATAACCATGCTTGGGGTTATCAGTAAAAGCAATATCGAACAGTTTCGCGTCTGTTGGCACATTAATAACTTGCCAGGGATTATAGCTAACGGAAGGAACCTTGCTACAACCTATACAGGCTAGGACTACTATGAACGCGGCAAATATTCCTTGCCACCTTTTTACAATTGAACGCATCAGTATTTCTTAGTTATTTCTAAATTTGAATTAAGGGAACAGGGAACTCTTAACAGGGAACAGGTAGAAATCTTTCCTCTCCATCACCCCAACTCCCAAAGGGGATGTTATTGTAAGCCGTAGAGACTGATAAAAAACAA
The Anabaena sphaerica FACHB-251 DNA segment above includes these coding regions:
- a CDS encoding photosystem II reaction center protein J, with translation MSGSGRIPLWVVATIAGLGVITVVGIFFYGAYAGVGSSL
- a CDS encoding photosystem II reaction center protein L; protein product: MEKSPNPNQQPVELNRTSLYLGLLLIFVLGILFSSYFFN
- the psbF gene encoding cytochrome b559 subunit beta; translation: MASGNNINQPVTYPIFTVRWLAVHTLGVPTVFFLGAIAAMQFIQR
- the psbE gene encoding cytochrome b559 subunit alpha, whose amino-acid sequence is MSGTTGERPFSDIVTSIRYWVIHSITIPALFVAGWLFVSTGLAYDAFGTPRPNEYFTQVRQEVPIVSNRYEAKKQVETFIQK
- a CDS encoding photosynthesis system II assembly factor Ycf48; the protein is MRSIVKRWQGIFAAFIVVLACIGCSKVPSVSYNPWQVINVPTDAKLFDIAFTDNPKHGYLVGSNATLLETNDGGNTWQPLQLAVEDPKSRFDSVSFAGKEGWIVGEPSLLLHTTDEGKSWSSLPLNQKLPGSPIVITALGENTAEMATDVGAIYKTTDGGKNWKAQVENAVGVVRNLERSPDGKYIAVSAKGSFYSVWEPGQTAWEPHNRNSSRRLENMGFADNGQLWLLARGGQVQFNDPAKPDEWLEVEYPELSTSWGLLDLAYRTPDEIWIGGGSGNLLRSTDGGQTWEKDREVEEVAANLYKIVFFNPEQGFIIGDRGVLLKYNPEAETASSSEAT